In one Amia ocellicauda isolate fAmiCal2 chromosome 2, fAmiCal2.hap1, whole genome shotgun sequence genomic region, the following are encoded:
- the lrrc24 gene encoding leucine-rich repeat-containing protein 24, whose translation MDLPLLPLLILPLLAVRTPGCPMGCRCYSLTVECGSIGLRDIPSDVPPTTQTIFLQDNGIGQIRQQDLSGLGQLLYLYLQNNSISALEPGAFHSQSHLLELALNGNRIHLVTADVFQGLEHLRILYLAGNQITRLQDFTFRGLQRLQELHLQENSVEVLGEQALAGLSSLALLDLSRNNLRTLSQASLQPLVSLQVLRVTDNPWRCDCALHWLRSWINEEGQRLLSSAERRLVCAEPPRLSYLSLVEVPGNSLVCIPPVVQLEPSHLTVRLGENLRVSCQASGYPQPQVTWRKVSQAKSEPSPKGLVEEEAGGVTARPGKNERFDPDTGSGMLFLSNVTVAHAGRYECEAWNPGGVARVTFHLAVNLSSGTQRSHSYPALDISQEPLYDLESMDFNALSMATQTTIAVGISLLALTALLLIAMIYSRHQHRKKGHKEESILYVNDYSDGPTTFAQLEEYRDERGHEMYVLNRSKPVFPAGYSQQGALSPNEPLQDQATQTVEAGGGDAGEGLDAEALFLNQSLLFDTQIAYEIHC comes from the exons ATGGACCTTCCTCTGCTGCCCCTCCTGATCCTGCCCCTCCTGGCTGTCAGGACCCCGGGGTGCCCTATGGGATGCCGGTGTTATAGCCTGACGGTGGAGTGTGGCTCTATTGGGCTGCGAGACATCCCTTCTGACGTCCCTCCTACTACACAG ACCATCTTCCTGCAAGACAATGGCATTGGGCAGATCCGGCAGCAGGACCTGTCTGGCCTGGGCCAGCTGCTCTACCTGTACCTGCAGAACAACAGCATCTCGGCGCTGGAGCCCGGCGCCTTCCACAGCCAGAGCCACCTGCTGGAGCTGGCGCTTAATGGCAACCGAATCCACCTGGTCACTGCCGACGTGTTCCAGGGCCTGGAGCACCTGCGCATCCTGTACCTCGCAGGCAACCAGATCACTAGGCTGCAGGACTTCACCTTCCGGGGCCTACAG AGGCTACAGGAGCTGCATCTGCAGGAGAACAGTGTGGAGGTCCTGGGGGAGCAGGCTCTGGCTGGCCTGTCTTCTCTGGCCCTGCTGGACCTCAGCcgcaacaacctgcgcactctGAGCCAGGCCTCTCTGCAGCCCCTCGTCAGCCTGCAGGTGCTGCGTGTCACAG ATAACCCATGGCGCTGCGACTGCGCCCTACACTGGCTACGCAGTTGGATCAACGAGGAGGGCCAGCGGCTGCTGAGCTCTGCCGAGCGGCGTCTCGTCTGTGCAGAGCCCCCCCGTCTTTCCTACCTGAGCCTGGTGGAGGTGCCAGGAAACAGCCTGGTGTGCATCCCGCCCGTGGTGCAGCTGGAGCCCAGCCACCTGACCGTGAGGCTGGGGGAGAACCTGCGCGTGTCCTGCCAGGCCTCGGGGTACCCCCAGCCGCAGGTCACTTGGCGGAAGGTATCTCAGGCTAAATCGGAGCCCTCCCCCAAAGGGCTGGTGGAGGAGGAGGCCGGGGGGGTGACGGCGAGGCCGGGGAAGAATGAGCGTTTCGACCCGGACACGGGCAGCGGGATGCTGTTCCTCAGCAATGTGACGGTGGCGCATGCGGGCCGCTACGAGTGCGAGGCCTGGAACCCCGGCGGCGTGGCGCGGGTCACCTTCCACCTAGCGGTCAACCTGTCGTCCGGCACGCAGCGCTCGCACTCCTACCCAGCCCTGGACATCAGCCAGGAGCCGCTGTATGACCTCGAGAGCATGGACTTCAATGCGCTCAGCATGGCCACGCAGACCACCATCGCTGTGGGCATCTCTCTGCTCGCCCTCACAGCCCTGCTGCTCATTGCCATGATCTACAGCCGCCACCAGCACCGCAAGAAGGGCCACAAGGAGGAGAGCATCCTCTACGTCAACGACTACTCCGACGGGCCCACCACCTTCGCCCAGCTGGAGGAGTACCGGGACGAGCGCGGACACGAAATGTACGTCCTCAACCGCAGCAAGCCGGTCTTCCCAGCCGGATACTCCCAGCAGGGGGCGCTGTCCCCCAACGAGCCCCTGCAGGACCAGGCCACCCAGACCGTGGAGGCCGGGGGTGGGGACGCAGGGGAAGGACTTGACGCCGAGGCCCTGTTCCTCAACCAGAGCCTGCTGTTCGACACACAGATCGCCTACGAGATACACTGCTGA